In the Sediminibacter sp. Hel_I_10 genome, one interval contains:
- the mfd gene encoding transcription-repair coupling factor yields the protein MSKTTLSQTYQQSLQTQNLQTTIAQTFDSSAEIQQKIQLKGLIGSSLSLVISEAFRTSEKPFLLIFNDKEEAAFHLNDIEALLNDRDVLFYPGSYRRPYQIEETDNANVLLRSEVLNRINSRKKPAVVVTYPDALFEKVVTRRELEKNTLKIAIGDQLSIDFVNEVLFEYQFKRVDFVTEPGEFSVRGGIVDVFSFSHDEPYRIEFFGDEVDSIRTFDVETQLSTEQIKKIGIIPNVANKFLEETRQSFLKYMAQKTVVFVKNPPLLFDRIDEFYEKAVDAFKKLSSEIKHAEPNELFCNSESLKRQLLEFTLVEFGASKMLDKAEHTQRIEFNTSPQPAFNKQFNLLIEDLKLHHSKGYTNYIACASEQQAKRFHDIFDDADFNIEQHVHYQTIVLSLYQGFVDHDQKVACYTDHQIFERYHKFHLKNGYAKKQAITLKELTNLDIGDYVTHIDHGIGKFGGLQKIDVEGKKQEAIKLIYGERDVLYLSIHSLHKITKFNGKDGKPPKVYKLGSKAWKTLKQKTKTRVKEIAFNLIQVYAKRKLERGYQYKPDSYLQHELEASFIYEDTPDQISSTADVKADMESERPMDRLICGDVGFGKTEVAIRAAFKAVDNGKQVAILVPTTILAYQHHRTISERLKDFPVTVDYLNRFRTAKEKRETLEKLEKGHVDIIIGTHQLVNKNVKFKDLGLLIVDEEQKFGVAVKEKLKTLKDNVDVLTLTATPIPRTLQFSLMAARDLSVITTPPPNRYPIESHVIRFSEETIRDAVSYEIERGGQIFFIHNRIENIKEVAGMIQRLVPDAKIAVGHGQMEGKKLEQLMLAFMNGEFDVLISTTIVESGLDVPNANTIFINNANNFGLSDLHQMRGRVGRSNKKAFCYFITPEYSAMTSDARKRITALEQFTELGSGFNIAMKDLEIRGAGDLLGGEQSGFINDIGFDTYQKILNEAIEELKENEFKDLYQDDGKEKEYVKDITIDTDFELLFPDDYVNNITERLNLYTKLNTLKTEEELQTFTSEIIDRFGEMPVQVVDLFNSVRIKWIATKLGLEKIIMKKGRFIGYFINDQKSAFYQSDHFTKVLKFVQTHPQDCKMKEKQTRNGLRLLLTFEHIKSVKQALTRLEQI from the coding sequence TTGAGTAAAACCACTCTCTCGCAAACATATCAACAGTCTTTGCAAACGCAAAATCTGCAGACAACTATTGCCCAAACTTTCGATTCTTCAGCCGAAATTCAACAAAAAATACAGCTTAAAGGGCTCATTGGCTCTTCGCTTTCGCTTGTAATTTCCGAAGCATTTCGAACATCAGAAAAACCATTCTTGCTGATTTTTAATGATAAAGAAGAAGCAGCCTTTCATTTAAACGATATTGAGGCCTTACTCAATGATAGGGATGTTCTTTTTTATCCTGGCAGCTATCGCCGGCCTTATCAAATTGAAGAAACAGACAATGCCAATGTATTGCTGCGCTCTGAGGTATTAAACCGTATCAATTCACGCAAAAAGCCAGCGGTTGTGGTGACCTATCCAGACGCTTTGTTTGAAAAGGTAGTGACACGTCGTGAACTTGAAAAAAACACACTCAAAATTGCCATAGGAGATCAACTTTCTATTGATTTTGTAAACGAGGTCTTATTTGAGTATCAGTTTAAAAGAGTTGATTTTGTGACTGAGCCTGGAGAGTTTTCGGTACGGGGCGGGATTGTTGATGTCTTTTCTTTTTCTCATGACGAACCCTATCGTATTGAGTTTTTTGGAGATGAAGTGGATAGCATCCGTACCTTTGATGTAGAAACCCAACTGTCTACCGAACAAATTAAAAAAATTGGAATCATCCCTAATGTTGCCAATAAATTTTTAGAAGAGACCCGACAGAGCTTTTTAAAATATATGGCGCAAAAAACGGTGGTATTTGTAAAGAATCCGCCCCTATTATTTGATAGAATTGATGAGTTCTACGAAAAAGCTGTTGATGCCTTTAAAAAATTATCTTCGGAAATAAAACACGCTGAGCCTAATGAACTTTTCTGTAATTCGGAAAGCTTGAAACGTCAGTTATTGGAGTTCACCTTGGTAGAATTTGGTGCTTCTAAAATGCTTGATAAAGCCGAGCATACACAGCGGATAGAATTTAATACCTCGCCTCAACCAGCTTTTAACAAACAATTCAATCTATTGATTGAAGACCTAAAGCTGCACCATTCTAAAGGCTATACCAATTACATTGCTTGCGCTAGTGAACAACAAGCCAAACGGTTTCATGATATTTTTGATGATGCCGATTTCAATATTGAACAGCACGTACACTACCAAACCATTGTGCTTTCTTTATACCAAGGATTTGTAGATCACGATCAAAAAGTAGCTTGCTACACCGATCATCAAATATTTGAGCGCTACCATAAATTTCATCTTAAAAATGGTTACGCCAAAAAACAGGCCATAACCCTTAAAGAGTTGACCAATCTAGATATTGGAGACTATGTGACGCATATAGATCACGGAATAGGCAAGTTTGGCGGACTCCAAAAAATTGATGTTGAAGGTAAAAAACAGGAAGCCATTAAATTGATTTATGGGGAACGCGATGTGCTGTACCTTAGCATCCACTCCCTTCATAAAATCACCAAGTTTAATGGTAAAGACGGTAAACCACCCAAGGTTTACAAGTTGGGCAGTAAAGCTTGGAAAACGCTCAAGCAAAAAACCAAAACACGGGTTAAAGAGATTGCCTTTAATCTTATTCAAGTGTATGCCAAGCGTAAATTAGAGAGGGGTTACCAATACAAACCCGACAGCTATTTGCAGCACGAGTTGGAAGCATCTTTTATCTATGAGGATACTCCAGATCAAATTTCGTCTACCGCCGATGTGAAAGCCGATATGGAAAGTGAGCGCCCAATGGACCGTCTTATTTGTGGCGATGTGGGCTTTGGCAAGACCGAAGTAGCCATTCGCGCCGCCTTTAAAGCGGTTGATAACGGCAAACAAGTGGCTATTCTAGTACCAACCACCATTTTGGCCTATCAGCACCACCGTACCATTAGTGAACGACTAAAAGATTTTCCTGTAACCGTAGATTACCTCAATCGTTTTAGAACCGCCAAGGAAAAAAGAGAAACCCTTGAAAAGTTAGAAAAAGGGCACGTGGATATCATTATTGGGACCCACCAATTGGTCAATAAAAATGTGAAGTTTAAGGATTTGGGACTGCTCATCGTAGATGAAGAGCAAAAATTTGGAGTTGCCGTTAAAGAAAAACTCAAGACCTTAAAAGACAACGTTGATGTACTCACCTTAACCGCGACACCAATCCCAAGAACTTTACAGTTTAGTTTAATGGCAGCGAGAGATCTTTCTGTAATTACCACACCTCCGCCAAACCGCTACCCCATTGAGAGTCATGTGATTCGTTTTAGTGAAGAAACCATAAGAGATGCCGTAAGTTATGAGATTGAAAGAGGCGGACAAATTTTCTTTATTCATAATAGAATTGAAAACATAAAGGAAGTTGCCGGAATGATACAACGTTTGGTACCAGATGCTAAGATTGCTGTAGGTCACGGGCAAATGGAAGGCAAAAAACTAGAACAGCTCATGCTTGCCTTTATGAATGGTGAATTTGATGTCTTGATAAGTACCACAATTGTAGAAAGTGGTCTAGATGTGCCAAATGCCAATACTATTTTTATAAATAATGCCAATAATTTCGGGTTGAGCGATTTGCATCAAATGCGAGGTCGTGTGGGACGAAGTAATAAAAAGGCGTTTTGCTATTTTATTACACCAGAATATTCTGCCATGACTTCAGATGCCCGAAAGCGTATTACCGCACTAGAGCAATTTACAGAACTTGGTAGCGGATTCAATATTGCTATGAAGGACCTCGAAATTCGTGGTGCAGGTGATCTTTTAGGAGGAGAACAAAGCGGATTTATAAACGACATTGGCTTTGACACCTACCAGAAAATATTGAATGAGGCCATTGAAGAGCTCAAAGAAAACGAGTTTAAAGATCTATACCAAGACGACGGAAAAGAAAAAGAATACGTCAAGGATATTACCATAGATACCGATTTTGAATTGTTGTTTCCAGATGATTATGTCAACAATATTACAGAGCGTCTCAATTTGTATACCAAATTAAATACACTAAAGACCGAAGAAGAATTACAGACCTTTACATCTGAAATCATAGATCGCTTTGGTGAAATGCCCGTTCAAGTGGTTGATTTATTTAACAGCGTGCGCATTAAATGGATTGCCACAAAACTAGGTTTAGAGAAAATCATCATGAAGAAAGGTCGCTTTATTGGCTATTTTATCAATGATCAGAAAAGTGCTTTTTATCAAAGTGATCACTTTACCAAAGTCTTAAAATTTGTACAAACACATCCTCAGGATTGTAAGATGAAAGAGAAGCAAACCAGAAATGGATTACGCTTGCTCTTAACCTTTGAACACATTAAATCTGTGAAACAAGCCCTTACCAGACTCGAGCAAATATGA
- a CDS encoding TerB family tellurite resistance protein: MSFSDLFDSGFKTRNQDHFAAIVRVAMDDGIISEEEKAFLDRLARKLDISETDYKEILKDYQSHPINPPTSYDQRLERLYDLARMVYVDHIKGDHEEIVLQKIAIGLGFSTDNVKYVVDKALTLVNNGVDLDTFSEEMKTMNR, translated from the coding sequence ATGTCATTTTCAGATTTATTTGATAGCGGATTTAAAACAAGGAACCAAGATCATTTTGCGGCTATCGTTCGTGTTGCCATGGATGATGGTATTATTAGCGAAGAGGAAAAAGCATTTTTAGATCGTTTGGCTAGAAAATTAGACATTAGCGAGACTGATTATAAAGAAATTTTAAAAGATTATCAATCGCATCCTATCAACCCGCCAACCTCTTACGACCAGAGATTGGAGCGTTTATATGATTTGGCACGTATGGTCTATGTAGATCATATCAAAGGGGATCACGAGGAAATTGTACTGCAAAAAATTGCTATAGGCTTAGGTTTTTCTACAGATAACGTGAAGTACGTGGTAGATAAAGCCTTAACTTTAGTAAATAATGGGGTAGATTTAGATACCTTTTCAGAAGAAATGAAAACCATGAATAGATAG
- the fbp gene encoding class 1 fructose-bisphosphatase — protein sequence MSRKNQTLGEFIIENQQAFKYSSGELSRLINSIRLAAKVVNHEVNKAGLVDILGAAGDTNIQGEDQQKLDVYANKKFIQTLTKRNIVCGIASEEEDDFIAINSQDENHGNKYIVLIDPLDGSSNIDVNVSVGTIFSIYRRVTPVGTAVTIEDFLQKGSQQVAAGYIVYGTSTMIVYTTGHGVNGFTLNPAIGTFYLSHPNMEFPADGKIYSVNEGNYIHFPQGIKSYIKYCQMEEGDRPYTSRYIGSLVSDFHRNMIKGGIYIYPKSSKNYEGKLRLLYECNPMAFIAEQAKGKASDGFNRIMDIEPTELHQRVPFICGSRNMVDKAEEFMRNARTLNS from the coding sequence ATGTCTAGAAAAAACCAAACACTCGGTGAATTTATCATTGAAAATCAACAAGCCTTTAAGTACTCCTCAGGAGAATTGTCTAGGCTCATCAACTCCATAAGATTAGCTGCAAAGGTGGTTAATCATGAAGTTAATAAAGCAGGTTTGGTAGATATTCTCGGCGCTGCTGGAGATACCAACATTCAAGGCGAAGACCAGCAAAAACTAGATGTTTACGCCAATAAAAAATTCATACAGACCTTAACCAAGCGTAATATTGTTTGTGGTATTGCGAGTGAAGAAGAGGACGATTTCATCGCGATAAACAGTCAAGATGAAAACCATGGGAACAAATATATCGTTTTGATCGACCCTTTAGATGGCTCTTCAAACATTGACGTTAATGTTTCTGTAGGCACCATTTTCTCCATCTACAGAAGGGTGACTCCAGTAGGAACTGCGGTAACCATTGAAGATTTTCTTCAAAAAGGAAGTCAGCAGGTAGCAGCAGGATATATTGTTTACGGCACCTCAACCATGATTGTGTACACCACAGGCCATGGTGTTAATGGCTTTACTTTGAACCCTGCCATTGGTACTTTCTACCTCTCTCATCCCAATATGGAATTTCCTGCGGATGGTAAGATTTATAGTGTGAATGAAGGAAATTACATCCATTTTCCGCAAGGCATCAAAAGCTATATCAAGTATTGCCAAATGGAAGAGGGCGACCGACCTTACACCAGCAGATATATAGGTTCATTGGTTTCAGATTTCCATAGAAACATGATTAAGGGTGGTATTTACATCTATCCAAAAAGCTCAAAAAACTACGAAGGTAAATTACGTTTGCTTTATGAATGCAACCCCATGGCCTTTATAGCCGAACAGGCCAAAGGTAAGGCCAGCGATGGATTTAACCGAATTATGGACATTGAGCCAACCGAATTGCACCAACGTGTGCCATTTATCTGCGGCAGTAGAAATATGGTGGATAAAGCTGAAGAATTTATGCGAAATGCGAGGACTTTGAACTCTTAG
- a CDS encoding GNAT family N-acetyltransferase, producing the protein MTFTIRKASREDMASVLNLIEELAEFEKEPQEVELNISDLEQAGFGASPQFTCFVAEVNSVIVGLALVYYRFSTWKGRVLHLEDLIVRQKMRGSGLGTALLDAVVKYGNEQGVKRISWEVLDWNEPAITFYENKGADVKRDWDVVHLNEKAIQNYLSKL; encoded by the coding sequence ATGACATTTACCATTCGAAAAGCCAGTCGTGAAGATATGGCATCCGTTCTAAATCTAATAGAAGAACTTGCAGAATTTGAGAAAGAACCGCAAGAAGTGGAACTTAATATTTCAGACTTAGAACAAGCGGGGTTTGGAGCATCACCTCAATTTACATGCTTTGTAGCAGAAGTTAATAGTGTTATTGTAGGGTTGGCATTGGTCTACTATCGTTTTTCAACATGGAAAGGCAGGGTTCTACATTTAGAAGACCTTATTGTAAGACAGAAGATGCGAGGTTCTGGTTTAGGCACGGCTCTTTTGGATGCGGTAGTCAAATATGGTAATGAGCAGGGCGTTAAACGGATTAGTTGGGAAGTTTTAGACTGGAATGAACCCGCCATTACGTTTTACGAAAACAAGGGAGCCGACGTCAAACGAGATTGGGATGTGGTGCATCTCAATGAAAAAGCAATACAAAATTATTTATCTAAACTATAA
- a CDS encoding aspartate kinase, protein MRVFKFGGASVKNAEGVKNLASVLKQVGHKETLVIISAMGKTTNALEVVIKNYFENKPALRTAIEEVKHYHNEILWDLFENKQHAAFSKVKALFEELDGFLDRNKSPDYNFVYDQVIGFGELISTTIVSAFLNETGMTNTWLDVREFIKTDDYYRRANVDWEQTQAHIKSKVDTSILNISQGFLGSDANNFTTTLGREGSDYTAAIFAYCLNAESVTIWKDVPGVLNADPRYFENAELLHVISYREAIELAFYGASVIHPKTLQPLQQKEIPLFVKSFLNPKEAGTMVGKAAGIEPNVPCFIVKKNQVLVKLSSLDFSYIVEENISEIFRLLHHYKMKVDVIQNSAISFSVCFENSYGNLEKLLQHLKAKFKVSSHENVSLYTVRHYNEAAVTAIEEGKELLLKQLTQETMQIVTK, encoded by the coding sequence ATGCGCGTATTTAAATTTGGAGGAGCTTCTGTAAAAAATGCAGAAGGTGTAAAAAACTTGGCTTCGGTTTTGAAGCAAGTTGGGCATAAAGAAACCTTGGTGATCATTTCGGCCATGGGTAAAACAACAAACGCTTTGGAAGTAGTGATTAAAAACTACTTTGAAAACAAGCCAGCGTTAAGAACTGCCATTGAAGAGGTAAAGCACTATCACAACGAGATTCTTTGGGATCTTTTTGAGAATAAGCAACATGCAGCCTTCAGTAAAGTAAAAGCCCTTTTTGAAGAGTTAGATGGGTTTTTAGACCGAAATAAATCTCCAGATTATAATTTTGTCTATGATCAGGTCATTGGTTTTGGAGAGTTGATATCAACTACGATCGTTAGTGCTTTTTTAAATGAAACGGGAATGACCAACACGTGGTTAGACGTACGCGAATTCATTAAAACAGACGATTATTACAGAAGAGCCAATGTAGATTGGGAGCAGACGCAAGCCCATATAAAATCTAAGGTAGATACTTCGATACTTAATATAAGTCAAGGGTTTTTGGGCAGTGATGCCAATAACTTTACAACCACTTTGGGACGAGAGGGGAGTGATTATACCGCTGCAATTTTTGCGTATTGTTTAAATGCCGAAAGCGTTACCATTTGGAAGGATGTACCAGGTGTGTTAAATGCAGATCCGCGCTATTTTGAGAATGCCGAGTTGCTTCACGTCATTTCTTATCGAGAGGCGATTGAGTTGGCTTTTTATGGGGCATCGGTAATTCACCCAAAAACATTGCAACCACTTCAGCAAAAGGAAATTCCCTTATTTGTAAAATCATTTTTAAATCCTAAAGAGGCAGGTACTATGGTGGGGAAAGCTGCCGGAATTGAGCCAAACGTGCCTTGCTTTATCGTTAAGAAAAATCAAGTCCTTGTAAAACTCTCCTCGCTTGACTTTTCATATATTGTTGAGGAGAATATTAGTGAGATCTTTAGATTGTTGCACCATTATAAAATGAAGGTCGATGTGATTCAAAATTCGGCCATTAGTTTTTCGGTATGTTTTGAAAACAGTTATGGCAACCTAGAGAAATTATTGCAACATCTTAAGGCAAAATTTAAGGTGTCTTCTCATGAAAATGTAAGTTTGTATACTGTTAGACATTACAACGAAGCGGCAGTAACTGCCATAGAAGAAGGCAAAGAATTGCTGTTAAAGCAATTGACCCAAGAAACCATGCAGATCGTAACTAAATAG
- a CDS encoding lysophospholipid acyltransferase family protein, translating into MTKPKDTGLVTAKEVATAIHIDKYGFIGTFLGWILMKVLKISSLNKVYNRNKHLSDGEFLDGILEDFQIKFEIPAEDLKRLPKDGAYITVSNHPLGGIDGILLLKLMVEQRKDFKIIANFLLHRIEPLKPYIMPVNPFEDRKDVKSSVTGFKNSIKHLRDGHPLGIFPAGEVSTYRDGKLVVDRPWEDSAMKLIQKAEVPVVPIYFHAKNSKLFYKLSKLSDTLRTAKLPSELLTQKHRTIKVRIGRPINVSDQKEHESLQDFSEFIRKKTYMLSNSFDEKGKFLGNLASNLKVPKSVKPPKSIITPVESDLMNKEVDMLRANDKRLLESKNYEVFLTDAQSIPNIMREIGRLREITFRAVGEGTNESIDLDVFDEYYHHMFLWDNEAKKLAGAYRMGLGSQIFASRGINGFYLQDLFRFEPELYKMMSESIEMGRAFITGEYQQKPMPLFLLWKGIVHTTLRYPEHKYLIGGVTISDQFTNFSKSLMIEFMKSNYYDPYVAQYVRPKKEFKVKLKDADKDFVFDETEADLIKFDKIIDELEPGPLRLPVLIKKYIKQNAKVVAFNVDPLFNNAVDGLMYIRIADLPESTVKPVMEEFQAELERKFSSGHEEEK; encoded by the coding sequence ATGACCAAACCAAAAGATACAGGCTTAGTAACTGCCAAAGAAGTTGCAACGGCAATACACATCGATAAATATGGATTTATCGGTACCTTTTTGGGTTGGATATTGATGAAAGTTTTAAAGATCTCATCACTAAATAAAGTCTACAACAGAAACAAGCATTTAAGTGATGGCGAGTTTTTGGATGGTATTCTAGAAGATTTCCAGATTAAATTTGAAATCCCCGCAGAAGATTTAAAACGCCTTCCCAAAGATGGCGCTTATATTACCGTATCCAATCATCCTTTAGGGGGTATTGATGGCATACTGTTGTTAAAATTAATGGTAGAGCAGCGCAAGGATTTTAAGATCATTGCCAATTTTCTATTACACAGGATAGAGCCCTTAAAGCCCTACATCATGCCGGTTAATCCTTTTGAGGATCGTAAGGATGTGAAATCTAGTGTCACTGGGTTTAAAAATTCTATAAAACACCTTCGAGACGGTCATCCATTAGGCATATTTCCTGCGGGAGAGGTGTCTACCTATCGCGACGGCAAATTGGTAGTCGATAGACCCTGGGAAGACTCTGCGATGAAACTGATCCAGAAAGCTGAGGTTCCTGTAGTGCCTATTTATTTTCATGCCAAGAACAGTAAGTTGTTTTATAAACTCTCCAAATTGAGTGACACCTTAAGAACGGCAAAACTTCCTTCGGAACTGCTCACCCAAAAACACAGAACAATAAAAGTACGAATAGGCCGACCAATTAATGTTAGCGACCAAAAGGAGCACGAGTCACTCCAGGATTTCTCAGAATTTATTCGGAAAAAAACCTATATGCTGTCTAATTCTTTTGATGAAAAAGGCAAGTTCTTAGGAAATCTAGCCTCTAACTTAAAAGTTCCAAAATCTGTAAAACCACCAAAATCTATCATAACTCCAGTAGAAAGTGACCTCATGAATAAAGAGGTGGACATGCTGAGAGCGAATGACAAACGACTTTTGGAGAGTAAAAATTACGAGGTATTTTTAACCGATGCCCAATCCATTCCCAACATTATGAGGGAGATTGGCCGTTTACGCGAAATTACGTTTAGAGCAGTAGGAGAAGGCACCAATGAGTCTATAGATCTCGATGTGTTTGATGAGTACTATCACCACATGTTCTTGTGGGATAATGAGGCTAAAAAATTGGCAGGGGCTTACCGTATGGGCCTAGGTTCCCAAATTTTTGCTTCTCGCGGAATCAATGGATTCTACTTACAAGATTTATTTAGGTTTGAGCCAGAGTTATATAAAATGATGAGCGAATCCATAGAGATGGGGCGTGCTTTCATTACTGGAGAATACCAACAAAAACCAATGCCATTATTTTTACTTTGGAAAGGCATTGTACACACCACCTTAAGATATCCTGAACATAAATACCTTATAGGTGGCGTGACCATTAGCGATCAATTTACCAATTTTTCAAAATCCTTGATGATTGAGTTTATGAAGTCCAACTACTACGATCCTTATGTTGCGCAATATGTGAGGCCTAAAAAAGAGTTTAAGGTCAAACTAAAAGATGCTGATAAAGATTTTGTTTTTGATGAAACAGAGGCCGATTTAATCAAGTTTGATAAAATTATTGATGAGCTAGAACCTGGACCGCTTCGTTTGCCTGTGTTGATTAAAAAATACATCAAGCAAAATGCCAAGGTGGTGGCCTTTAATGTAGACCCCTTATTTAATAACGCGGTAGATGGGTTGATGTATATTAGAATAGCAGACCTTCCCGAGAGTACTGTAAAACCAGTGATGGAGGAGTTTCAAGCAGAGTTAGAGCGAAAGTTTTCAAGTGGTCATGAAGAAGAGAAGTAA
- a CDS encoding carboxypeptidase-like regulatory domain-containing protein, which yields MKKRSKGVIFMFLLLVNSVVGQTITGYIKDQNTNAPLESVSIYYDGTTIGAVSNQNGFFEISSEVTTNAVVVISYLGYETRYLSQAELAQTETIFLNENAESLDEVVIEADDWSRAKKLKIFKREFLGRGGEAQSCKILNEDDIELVYRKSTNTLFAYADVPIKVQNKYLGYIVNYNIVEFEVKFTNSLSEFPWVKSVYLAGTTNFRELNEKRVKRKYSKARQEVYHGSVLEFMRALSQKQLAEHFYTTFKKSDNEHSDFFIPVNAYEYLDVNTLDSGMCQVKIKTDKLVIMYNQDVQSALIPNEGFNTFYIDAYGIHTPPDQLFFSGAFGRERIAKMLPLNYNTDQ from the coding sequence ATGAAGAAGAGAAGTAAGGGTGTCATTTTTATGTTCCTGCTGTTGGTTAACAGTGTGGTTGGCCAGACCATTACGGGATATATCAAAGATCAAAACACCAACGCTCCCCTAGAAAGTGTTTCTATATACTATGACGGTACAACTATTGGAGCCGTTTCAAATCAAAATGGATTTTTTGAAATTTCTTCGGAAGTCACCACCAATGCCGTAGTGGTGATTAGTTATTTAGGCTATGAAACCAGATATTTGTCTCAAGCTGAATTAGCGCAAACTGAAACTATTTTTTTAAACGAAAATGCTGAAAGTCTTGATGAGGTTGTTATAGAGGCCGACGATTGGAGCAGAGCCAAAAAGTTAAAGATTTTTAAACGTGAATTTCTTGGAAGAGGTGGAGAGGCGCAATCCTGTAAGATCTTGAATGAAGATGATATCGAGTTGGTTTATAGAAAATCAACAAACACCTTGTTTGCTTATGCCGACGTGCCTATAAAAGTTCAAAATAAATATTTGGGATACATCGTCAATTATAATATTGTTGAATTTGAAGTTAAGTTTACTAATAGTTTGAGTGAATTTCCTTGGGTTAAAAGTGTGTATTTAGCAGGAACTACTAATTTTAGAGAGCTTAATGAGAAAAGAGTAAAAAGAAAATATAGTAAGGCCAGACAAGAAGTTTATCATGGTTCAGTATTGGAGTTTATGAGAGCTCTATCTCAAAAGCAATTAGCCGAACATTTCTACACGACCTTTAAAAAGAGTGATAATGAACATTCTGATTTTTTTATTCCGGTAAATGCTTACGAGTATTTAGACGTGAATACTTTAGACAGTGGTATGTGCCAAGTTAAAATTAAGACAGATAAGCTCGTCATTATGTATAATCAAGATGTACAGTCGGCCTTAATACCAAATGAAGGCTTCAACACCTTTTATATTGATGCTTATGGCATCCATACGCCGCCAGATCAATTGTTTTTTAGTGGCGCTTTTGGAAGGGAGCGTATTGCGAAAATGCTACCGTTAAATTACAATACCGATCAATAA
- a CDS encoding VOC family protein, with protein sequence MKKRVTGIGGLFFKTADPEATKDWYKKHLGFNTDDYGCTFWWKDKDGNKCSTQWSPFKQDTDYFNPSKKECMFNYRVENLAELLEVLKAEGVTIVGDMEVYDYGKFGWIMDNDGHKIELWEPVD encoded by the coding sequence ATGAAGAAACGCGTTACAGGCATTGGCGGACTCTTTTTTAAAACCGCAGACCCAGAAGCCACGAAAGACTGGTACAAAAAGCATCTCGGCTTCAATACAGACGATTATGGCTGCACATTCTGGTGGAAAGACAAAGACGGCAACAAATGTTCGACACAATGGAGTCCGTTTAAACAGGATACTGACTATTTTAATCCTTCAAAAAAAGAGTGCATGTTCAATTATAGAGTAGAGAATTTAGCTGAGCTTTTAGAAGTTCTCAAAGCAGAAGGCGTTACTATTGTTGGAGACATGGAAGTATATGACTACGGAAAGTTTGGCTGGATCATGGATAACGACGGCCATAAAATTGAACTTTGGGAACCTGTGGACTAA
- a CDS encoding 2-hydroxyacid dehydrogenase: MKILHLDTNHPLLIDQLDALGFTNDEDYTSSKPEIERIIHNYDGIVLRSRFKIDQSFLDAAKHLKFIGRVGAGLENIDCDYAEQKGIKLIAAPEGNRNAVGEHSLAMLLSLFNKLNKADKEVRTGKWLREENRGIELDGKTVGLIGYGNMGKAFAKKLRGFDVTVLCYDLKPNVGDENAKQVTLQELKEQADVLSLHTPETPLTLNMVDSKCINAFKKPFWLINTARGKSVNTDALVSALKSGKILGAGLDVLEYEKGSFETLFSSQLPEAFQYLISSEQVLLTPHVAGWTIESKEKLAQTIVDKIKAEFC, encoded by the coding sequence ATGAAGATACTACATTTAGATACCAACCATCCCTTACTTATTGACCAACTTGACGCACTGGGATTCACTAATGACGAAGACTATACCTCTTCTAAACCCGAAATTGAGCGCATCATTCACAATTATGATGGCATCGTGCTTAGAAGCCGGTTCAAAATTGACCAATCATTTTTAGATGCTGCCAAACACTTAAAATTTATTGGTAGAGTTGGCGCTGGTTTAGAAAATATAGATTGTGATTATGCCGAGCAAAAAGGCATCAAGCTTATTGCTGCTCCAGAAGGCAACCGTAATGCCGTTGGAGAGCACAGTCTCGCCATGTTACTTTCTCTGTTCAATAAGCTCAATAAGGCTGACAAAGAAGTCAGAACCGGAAAATGGCTTCGTGAAGAAAACAGAGGTATAGAACTCGACGGTAAAACTGTTGGTCTTATTGGTTATGGTAATATGGGAAAGGCCTTTGCTAAAAAACTGAGAGGTTTTGACGTCACGGTGTTGTGCTATGATTTAAAACCAAATGTAGGTGATGAGAATGCCAAGCAAGTTACACTTCAAGAACTAAAAGAGCAAGCAGACGTGTTGAGTTTGCACACGCCCGAGACCCCTTTAACCCTAAATATGGTAGATTCTAAATGTATCAATGCCTTTAAAAAACCATTTTGGCTCATCAATACCGCACGAGGCAAAAGCGTGAACACAGACGCTTTGGTTTCTGCTCTAAAATCTGGAAAAATATTAGGTGCAGGGTTAGACGTTTTAGAGTATGAAAAAGGCTCTTTCGAAACCTTGTTTTCCTCTCAATTACCAGAGGCCTTTCAATATCTCATTTCTTCTGAACAGGTGCTTCTGACCCCTCATGTTGCTGGTTGGACCATAGAAAGCAAAGAAAAACTAGCGCAAACCATAGTTGATAAAATTAAAGCTGAATTTTGTTAA